The following is a genomic window from Lysinibacillus sp. G4S2.
ATGGAAGATTGTTTACTGTCGCTCTTTTTGTAAATAAAGACAGTTTCTATTATGTTGTGGAGCTGCTGTAAATTGTAGTAGTGAATGTTCGTATAGTTATATAAATTGATTAGTTTTGTATTTAATACAGCAATCGAATTGTCTATTTGGAGGAAATCAAGAATGCTACTCACCGATTTTATTTCTTTCGTCGTAAATGGAACTTGATGCTTTTTTAGCCATTCTGACATCGCGCGTGAATACATACATCCTTTACTTAGTACAAGTAGTGTAACGGGTGAACGTTCCTCAAAATTAATGATATGTGTATTATTCGATATGACTTCAAATGTTTCGGATGCAATCATGTCATAATTTAAGTCAGGATAATGTTTAATAGGGTTACTTGTTAATGCACAATCCATTTCGGCATTGTGTACTTTTTCATTTAAGGAAGTACTAGATTCTACTGTGAAATCGACATCTAAAGGTATATTATTTGTTTGTAACGTATGCATAATGGATGCGCCATAAATTTTGATTGTTGTATGTGATGTGCCAAAGCTAATTTTAGTGATCATTTGTTCGGCCCCGATTGCTTGTAAAAATTCATCGTATTCCTCTGTCATAAGCTTTAAAAAGTTTAAATATTGTGTGCCTACATCCGTAATTTTTAATCCTTGCGGTGTCCGTTTAAAAACTTCCTGACCAATTTCAGACTCCATTTTTTTCACTTTAGACGTTAAGGCAGATTGGGTATAATTAGTCATTTCTGCGGATTTACTAAGATTTTGCCTCTCCAAAATCTCGATTTTCAATGCTATTTCTTCTATATTCATGTTGTATTTCACACACCTATTAAATTTTTTGATAGCCGCTATCATTTTCCTCCATTTTACGCATTCCTTGGGCAAGCGTAAACTCTAGATATATAA
Proteins encoded in this region:
- a CDS encoding LysR family transcriptional regulator, whose protein sequence is MNIEEIALKIEILERQNLSKSAEMTNYTQSALTSKVKKMESEIGQEVFKRTPQGLKITDVGTQYLNFLKLMTEEYDEFLQAIGAEQMITKISFGTSHTTIKIYGASIMHTLQTNNIPLDVDFTVESSTSLNEKVHNAEMDCALTSNPIKHYPDLNYDMIASETFEVISNNTHIINFEERSPVTLLVLSKGCMYSRAMSEWLKKHQVPFTTKEIKSVSSILDFLQIDNSIAVLNTKLINLYNYTNIHYYNLQQLHNIIETVFIYKKSDSKQSSIFQLKHVIESLLEDPIERS